A single region of the Penaeus monodon isolate SGIC_2016 chromosome 18, NSTDA_Pmon_1, whole genome shotgun sequence genome encodes:
- the LOC119584770 gene encoding LOW QUALITY PROTEIN: uncharacterized protein LOC119584770 (The sequence of the model RefSeq protein was modified relative to this genomic sequence to represent the inferred CDS: inserted 1 base in 1 codon), with the protein MEQDLTCGVCSELYSEGAREPVLLPNCGHCFCRPCLLSLEKNGCLECPXCRRLNDSVPVLQLPVVFALLGLSRHFRRSKHGPCGVHGSALEFWCRRCRSGLCGHCLFEGHDLRYVVQMEVIIEEKKSLVQRKGLQKLGRINAKKAEAMGRVTEGLFRLAAVCREAEALSAAERVTKQAMDDAQNALDVDSVLQCLQCLEQRREGRDDSPSAAGSLCKVSVLQGKEEQEKLERVGHGNITARRGIRKLYRNRSISLDDRQGLNNLTCDKHRVLSGGQHQRTETDKCNRSLNRTSSTPANEEVIPPDPDSAPEEGGGTTSSSPLVAVSETAANTATPSLRCFALSDDGRQARLRWEGGRLHCTLFPLRELNSRCR; encoded by the exons ATGGAGCAAGACCTGACCTGCGGCGTGTGTTCGGAGTTGTACTCGGAGGGTGCGCGTGAGCCCGTGTTGCTGCCCAACTGCGGCCACTGCTTCTGCCGCCCCTGCCTCCTCAGCCTCGAGAAGAACGGCTGCCTGGAGTGCC TCTGCAGGAGACTTAACGATAGCGTTCCGGTGCTGCAGCTTCCGGTGGTGTTCGCTCTCCTTGGCCTCAGCAGGCACTTCCGGCGTTCGAAG CACGGCCCCTGCGGCGTCCATGGCTCCGCCCTGGAGTTCTGGTGCCGGAGGTGCCGGTCCGGCCTGTGCGGCCACTGCCTGTTCGAGGGCCACGACCTGCGTTATGTCGTCCAGATGGAGGTGATCATCGAGGAGAAGAAGTCCCTGGTGCAGAGGAAAGGCCTGCAGAAACTCGGCCGCATTAATGCCAAGAAGGCAGAGGCGATGGGGAGGGTGACGGAGGGCCTCTTCCGCCTGGCCGCCGTGTGCCGGGAGGCCGAGGCTCTCAGCGCCGCGGAGCGAGTCACCAAACAGGCGATGGACGACGCCCAGAACGCCCTCGACGTGGACTCAGTCCTGCAATGCCTTCAGTGCCTGGAGCAACGGCGCGAGGGCAGGGATGACTCACCTTCTGCCGCTGGGAGTCTGTGCAAAGTCTCCGTCCTACAAGgaaaagaggaacaggagaaatTGGAAAGAGTCGGGCATGGCAACATAACGGCTCGAAGAGGGATTCGAAAGCTCTACAGGAACAGATCAATTTCTCTGGATGACCGGCAAGGCCTAAATAACTTAACATGCGATAAGCACAGAGTGCTGAGCGGCGGCCAGCACCAGCGGACGGAGACGGATAAATGCAACAGAAGCCTGAACAGAACAAGCAGCACTCCGGCGAACGAAGAGGTGATTCCACCAGACCCTGATTCTGCtccagaagaaggaggagggaccaCGAGTTCATCGCCGCTCGTGGCTGTATCAGAAACTGCGGCAAACACGGCGACGCCGTCTCTGAGATGCTTCGCCCTCAGTGATGATGGACGTCAGGCGAGACTGAGGTGGGAAGGTGGAAGGCTGCACTGTACGCTCTTTCCGCTGCGAGAGCTCAACTCACGCTGCAGGTAA